In the genome of Caenorhabditis elegans chromosome IV, the window ttcaaaaattggatgTACTGTGGTACTGTAGTAACACGTCGCTtgcgtgacgagacccattcGCGTAAGATATGGAGAAaatcctcatcttcagaagCCTACATACATCGCACGAAAACGGTTACTAAAGTTCCATCAGATTCCAGACAACGAAGGTCAACACCACTGTAATTCCTTCCGATGTATTGGCGACCCGAATGACAATGTCTCAATCGTCAACCAAATCAAGCAACGTCTCGGTATCATCCCGTCATCGCGACAATCAGTCCGCTCCGCCACGTCATCATCACCATCAACCCCACCCTCCTCATCATCCGCACCTCCAAAATCACTATCATCCCCCACAAAATCATACGTCAGCCACTGCTCCTTGTCCATCGGCTATGGTTCAACTGCAAGCAGTGAGCAACAACAACGTGAACCCTCTCCATCAGCCACCACATCCAGTTTCCTCTCAGATCCCGCCACAGGCGTAATAGAAAATGTATGAGCATCCATATTATTACCCAACCCTCTATCGAATTTTATCGGAGTCCAGATAATAAACTCTCCATTTCGcattttctctgatttttaaaCAAGGTTTCTATATCGTATTGTCTCGGCCTCGCCGTTTTCTGtcccttttttaaattatcctTTTCTCCTTTTCATTCTTTCAGTtcctttttcaaacaaaaaaagaaaaaaacgagaacaAGAACATCTACAAAAACTAGCGTGTAATTTATGTCGATTTGTATTCTGACGGGTTTTCGCTGAAAGTTTCGTGTAAACTGGATATCCTTCTTTCCACTTCCCTCAGCCCTTTAATGTTTCTTCACAGAAAGTTGAGCaacattttctctctctctctctctttacTTTTTCGTACTGTTCCTTTACCataatttctgtaaatttcacGTAATCTTTCAAAAGTTCCTAAAACTTCTACTCTTCCCCATCCAAGCCAACTGTCCTTCGTTTCTTCTTATTACGAGTTTCGCCTCTTCatcgtttttcttcttttgtttcattttgtaTTACTtttatttctcttcttttcgtatcctttcattttctttttttccacaaaaaactgaaagtcgTGACTGGTGTCCGAGATGAAATAAAGATACTCTCATTTTTATTCTACGTTTTTCCAGGTTTTAGGTCTTACAGGTAGCGAACATGACATTGAGCTCTCTGAGCACACAGAGCACACTCAATCCATTGTTTATTGAcacttttcgataaaaaagCTCTGACCTCCCGCAATAAAAGATTTGATTGACTTTTGCGTTGATGATTCGATTGAAATCTTTGTGAGAACAATGatctttacatttttcattttaacaaTTATTTCCTTTACTGTTACTTGTCAAAAGTATGGATTTAATgagaatttgaacaaaaaacaattgagaaaGTGAGTTTCTAAGataaaagttatttgaattcaatttaaatgtacattttttattgctgTCATTGTGATGAAAACCATTATGAGATCctgaaattctagattttatgtttttacatTTATTACATATCTGCGATTTATGACATAAGTATACGATAcagggtctcgacacgatcgaaaagttttaatagaaagctgaaaaaatggtttgCACCTTAGAGGAGTACGGTATCTTCCACACCAcattttttagcaattttaatgatttttgtcAACAACTTTATAGATTTGtataaatatacaaaaaactccaaaacttTATAGGTTTTCCTAAagtttcagtcaatttttcgtaaattgccaaatgggtgaaaattaatgttcactactttttgacttttgactttaaataaatacatttaaaaaatgtattgaacaTATTATCACTACTGATGATAACTTAAATGGCTCGCAATCTTTTTTTGCAGGTttagtttaaaagttttcgatTGTGTAGAGACCCAAAACTGTTATCTTACGTCATACATCGCAAAATATGAGTAATGAataaactaatatttttttaagaatttcgtCATCAGCTGATTcatcttccaaaaattccggATGTCAGTGGTTTGGAACAGCTCCATTTTGTTACCAGACATGCCCTTCTGATTATGATTTTATTCGTCAACATTCTGGTAGATGTGCTGATGGAACTGCATGTATTCCTGATTCAAGTTTTGGAGAACCTTGTATAAAACTGTTCTCGTATCAAATGACAAAGAAGTTTTGCTGCAAGTATGGTTTTCTATGTCAGAATAAATCTATTGAATGAAACAATAAGTTAAAGAATTTAGAACTTGTGTATTATAAGAACCCAact includes:
- the wnk-1 gene encoding Serine/threonine-protein kinase WNK (Confirmed by transcript evidence) translates to MDLESEDPEVIQMIVRHRMEQHKLLEKQRVEIERLRSKIRVPRATSVNPEMIGDDEADTTLTALQSALGNASLSLPASPPPNTEIPDNEGQHHCNSFRCIGDPNDNVSIVNQIKQRLGIIPSSRQSVRSATSSSPSTPPSSSSAPPKSLSSPTKSYVSHCSLSIGYGSTASSEQQQREPSPSATTSSFLSDPATGVIENV
- the wnk-1 gene encoding Serine/threonine-protein kinase WNK (Confirmed by transcript evidence); protein product: MDLESEDPEVIQMIVRHRMEQHKLLEKQRVEIERLRSKIRVPRATSVNPEMIGDDEADTTLTALQSALGNASLSLPASPPPNTETTKVNTTVIPSDVLATRMTMSQSSTKSSNVSVSSRHRDNQSAPPRHHHHQPHPPHHPHLQNHYHPPQNHTSATAPCPSAMVQLQAVSNNNVNPLHQPPHPVSSQIPPQA
- the C46C2.6 gene encoding uncharacterized protein (Confirmed by transcript evidence) produces the protein MIFTFFILTIISFTVTCQKYGFNENLNKKQLRKISSSADSSSKNSGCQWFGTAPFCYQTCPSDYDFIRQHSGRCADGTACIPDSSFGEPCIKLFSYQMTKKFCCKSDPIDCSWSGRWMGSEDAFNFYCRFDPDQGKCGKLECSVNHPLFKAHNSSLIEGDNCDELRMWNLRGKASCGYIAWFERGEYRNGWYKTF